In Lactococcus garvieae subsp. garvieae, the following proteins share a genomic window:
- the mreC gene encoding rod shape-determining protein MreC: MKKFNLSKMIIIALIIVISAFTAIFISADNFKNNKNPSTMTQIINDGTGTIDRIIGAPIRFVQDKANQVGNLFDTYKQNQSLKTQVADLSSTKNNQESLEVENKELKEALKLQETLTDYKSISANVITRNPASWADTLVIDSGSKQGIKNRQLVMANGGVIGRVSQVNENSSKVSLLSSDKGIDAKIPVRLGSPSDPVNGLLASYDEDQNAYVVTSLVGEGNIEKGSQVVTSGLGGDSPRGLLLGTVIDVKETDQGLNRKVYVKPASNLYDIRFVFVIQGMIGGN, encoded by the coding sequence GTGAAAAAATTCAATCTTAGTAAAATGATTATTATCGCCTTAATTATTGTTATTTCAGCATTTACAGCAATCTTCATCTCGGCTGATAATTTTAAGAATAATAAAAATCCATCAACGATGACGCAAATTATTAATGATGGTACAGGAACCATAGACAGAATTATTGGTGCACCGATCCGTTTTGTTCAGGACAAAGCCAATCAAGTGGGCAATCTTTTTGATACATATAAACAAAATCAGTCATTGAAAACACAGGTGGCAGACTTAAGCAGTACGAAAAATAATCAAGAAAGTCTAGAAGTTGAAAATAAAGAATTAAAAGAAGCCTTGAAGCTTCAAGAAACATTGACAGACTATAAGAGTATTTCGGCAAATGTGATTACACGTAATCCTGCCAGCTGGGCAGATACGCTCGTTATTGACAGTGGGAGTAAACAAGGTATCAAAAACCGTCAACTCGTTATGGCTAATGGGGGTGTTATTGGGCGTGTAAGTCAGGTAAACGAAAATTCCTCTAAAGTTTCCTTGCTGAGCTCCGATAAAGGTATTGATGCTAAAATCCCCGTTCGCCTGGGTAGCCCGAGTGATCCAGTAAATGGACTTCTTGCGAGCTATGATGAGGATCAGAATGCTTATGTTGTCACATCTTTAGTGGGGGAAGGCAATATCGAAAAGGGAAGCCAGGTTGTTACTAGCGGTCTTGGAGGAGATTCACCACGTGGTCTCCTGCTTGGAACAGTAATTGATGTTAAAGAAACAGATCAAGGCTTGAACCGTAAAGTATATGTGAAACCTGCCAGCAATTTGTATGATATCCGGTTTGTCTTTGTGATTCAAGGCATGATTGGAGGCAACTAA
- a CDS encoding NUDIX domain-containing protein → MTQQEIPVFGEKIAGVDYQYRYGVYGIVSRENKSQICLVQAPNGAFFLPGGEIEADENHARALERELLEELGATATLGRYFGQADEYFYSSHRDKYFCNPAYIYETLEVHFDQAPLEDFNKIFWFDVPTALAKLKRGSHKWGVEQWLKTK, encoded by the coding sequence ATGACACAACAAGAAATTCCAGTCTTCGGTGAAAAAATTGCCGGAGTCGATTACCAATACCGTTATGGAGTGTATGGGATTGTTTCACGTGAAAACAAGAGCCAAATCTGCCTTGTTCAAGCACCAAACGGGGCCTTTTTTCTCCCTGGCGGAGAAATTGAAGCAGATGAAAATCATGCCCGCGCTTTAGAAAGAGAACTTCTGGAAGAGTTAGGGGCGACTGCGACCTTAGGCCGATATTTCGGTCAAGCCGACGAATATTTTTATAGCTCACATCGGGATAAATATTTTTGCAATCCTGCTTACATCTACGAGACTCTGGAGGTTCATTTTGATCAGGCTCCTCTTGAAGATTTCAATAAAATTTTCTGGTTTGATGTGCCGACTGCTTTGGCGAAACTCAAGCGGGGATCTCATAAGTGGGGCGTGGAACAATGGCTTAAGACCAAATAA
- the rpiA gene encoding ribose-5-phosphate isomerase RpiA, whose product MENLKKQVGIKAAEYVKSGMIVGLGTGSTAAFFVEELGRRVKEEGLNIVGVTTSNVTSQQAASLNIPLKSIDEVDHVDVTVDGADEIDTALNGIKGGGAALLMEKIVATYSKDYIWIVDESKLSQNLGSFKVPVEVIPYGSEQLFRKFEAAGYGPTWRMNGQDKLITDMQHYIIDLHIEKITEPEKLAEELDLTVGVVEHGLFNNMVKKVIVAGQAGVKIIEK is encoded by the coding sequence ATGGAAAATTTAAAAAAACAAGTAGGTATAAAAGCAGCTGAATACGTGAAGTCTGGTATGATTGTTGGTTTAGGCACAGGTTCAACGGCGGCTTTCTTTGTGGAAGAACTGGGACGTCGTGTTAAGGAAGAAGGTCTAAATATTGTTGGCGTTACGACATCAAATGTAACCAGTCAGCAAGCTGCAAGTCTTAATATTCCTTTAAAATCAATTGATGAAGTGGACCATGTTGATGTGACAGTAGATGGTGCAGATGAAATTGATACAGCCCTTAATGGGATTAAAGGTGGCGGTGCAGCCTTGCTGATGGAAAAAATCGTAGCCACATATTCTAAAGATTATATTTGGATTGTTGATGAAAGTAAACTTTCACAAAATCTTGGAAGTTTTAAAGTTCCTGTTGAAGTCATTCCTTATGGTTCAGAGCAGTTGTTCCGAAAATTTGAAGCGGCAGGTTATGGCCCAACATGGCGTATGAATGGCCAAGATAAACTTATAACTGATATGCAACATTATATTATTGATTTGCATATCGAAAAGATTACTGAGCCAGAAAAGTTGGCTGAAGAGCTTGACTTAACAGTGGGAGTTGTCGAGCATGGTTTGTTTAATAACATGGTCAAAAAAGTTATTGTTGCAGGACAAGCCGGTGTGAAAATTATAGAAAAATAA
- a CDS encoding ABC transporter permease — translation MRIKAIFKRILLQRLRDKRSLALLFFAPLGILTLLYFLLQVPSDIKYRVGLQENQHVLAQVFKQNDKLEVIEIEETLDKRETVNAHNLDALVQLVGNEIEVTYANRDTAKTQALTQMIGQVAQKIPAIMRENPAKSSVEKVPQASLEPPTLNVKSHYLYGDSSLSMFDNLAPLLVSFFVFFFVFLISGISLVNERSSGTLMRMLVTPVRRTEIVAGYTLAYGFLALLQTSLIVLWTRYVLQMQILGNFIFVLLINLLIALIALLIGLLLSALAKTEFQFIQFVPIAVVPQFLFSGIINVDTMAEPLRWIAHLMPLYYGVDALQKVVKQGMGLSQIGNNLLILGGLALVFYVANVVALKGLRKT, via the coding sequence ATGAGAATTAAAGCGATTTTTAAACGTATACTGCTCCAAAGACTGAGAGATAAACGAAGCTTAGCTTTACTTTTCTTTGCTCCTCTTGGCATTCTCACTCTTTTATATTTTCTTCTTCAAGTTCCGTCGGATATAAAATACCGTGTGGGTCTACAAGAAAACCAACACGTTTTAGCACAAGTTTTCAAGCAGAACGATAAACTAGAAGTGATTGAAATAGAAGAAACGTTAGATAAACGAGAAACAGTAAATGCTCACAATTTGGATGCCCTTGTACAGCTAGTAGGAAATGAAATAGAAGTAACCTATGCAAATAGAGACACAGCAAAAACACAAGCACTTACTCAGATGATTGGACAAGTTGCTCAAAAGATCCCAGCGATCATGCGAGAAAACCCAGCAAAAAGTTCTGTAGAAAAAGTGCCGCAAGCCTCGTTAGAGCCCCCCACCCTGAACGTAAAAAGTCATTATCTTTATGGAGACAGTTCATTGAGTATGTTTGACAATCTGGCGCCACTGCTGGTCAGCTTCTTCGTCTTCTTCTTTGTCTTTTTAATATCAGGCATTTCTCTTGTTAATGAACGAAGCAGTGGTACACTTATGCGAATGCTGGTTACGCCTGTCAGACGGACTGAAATTGTGGCTGGTTATACTTTAGCCTATGGTTTCCTCGCCCTCCTTCAAACAAGCTTAATTGTGCTTTGGACACGTTATGTTTTACAAATGCAGATTTTGGGGAACTTCATCTTTGTTTTGTTGATTAATTTACTGATTGCTCTGATTGCGCTTTTGATTGGACTTTTGTTGTCTGCCCTTGCAAAAACTGAATTTCAATTTATCCAATTTGTTCCGATAGCTGTCGTACCACAATTCCTCTTTTCAGGTATTATTAATGTCGACACAATGGCAGAGCCCTTGCGCTGGATTGCCCATCTTATGCCTCTGTATTATGGAGTTGATGCACTTCAAAAAGTAGTGAAACAAGGTATGGGCCTCTCTCAAATTGGGAATAACCTGCTTATTTTAGGGGGGCTTGCTCTTGTATTTTACGTAGCTAATGTAGTGGCTTTGAAAGGTTTAAGAAAAACTTAG
- a CDS encoding ABC transporter ATP-binding protein, which produces MEEVVSVKNLSVQFEKEVVLKNLSLSLFAGEIVGLIGPSGSGKSTFINALLGIVAPNSGEIKLLDIQIPNRKVMRKIGYMAQSDALFAELTGKQNMEFFGALQGKISEEELLKAAQTVGLTSALSKAVSKYSGGMKRRLSLAIALQTNAPLLCLDEPTVGIDPELRQEIWTELKRQAGMGKAILMTTHVMDEAERCDRVILLRDGHFVAQGSPEALKSQFHVSTVEEAFIQAAQAGDDDEN; this is translated from the coding sequence ATGGAAGAAGTAGTTTCTGTAAAAAATTTAAGTGTCCAATTTGAAAAAGAGGTGGTTTTGAAAAACCTATCTTTAAGTCTATTTGCAGGAGAAATTGTGGGACTCATTGGTCCTTCAGGTTCAGGAAAGTCAACTTTTATAAATGCATTGCTCGGGATTGTTGCTCCTAATAGTGGGGAAATCAAACTCCTTGACATCCAGATTCCTAACCGCAAAGTGATGCGTAAGATTGGCTATATGGCACAGTCGGATGCCTTGTTTGCAGAACTTACAGGCAAACAAAATATGGAATTTTTCGGCGCCCTTCAAGGAAAAATAAGTGAAGAGGAGCTGCTTAAAGCTGCTCAAACCGTGGGGTTAACATCCGCCTTGTCCAAAGCTGTCTCAAAATATTCTGGCGGGATGAAACGCCGCTTGTCTTTGGCCATTGCCCTACAGACGAATGCCCCTTTACTATGTCTGGATGAGCCCACCGTTGGTATTGATCCAGAACTTCGACAGGAAATATGGACAGAGCTTAAACGACAAGCAGGGATGGGCAAAGCTATTCTTATGACGACACACGTCATGGATGAGGCAGAGCGGTGTGATCGAGTTATTTTATTAAGAGACGGGCACTTTGTGGCCCAAGGAAGTCCTGAAGCCCTTAAATCCCAGTTCCATGTTTCTACTGTGGAAGAGGCATTTATTCAAGCAGCACAAGCAGGTGATGATGATGAGAATTAA
- a CDS encoding pseudouridine synthase, whose translation MRLDKYLAEAGLGSRKEVKVILKTGKVTVNDQKVKDGKRHVEPGKDSVNYDGQPLVYQEFYYYLLNKPAGVVSATKDNKDKTVVELLKAQDFREDLFPVGRLDKDTEGLLLLTNDGPLSHNLLSPKKHVEKEYFAQIQGQVTQETVREFAAGLTLKSGENVKPGQLFIEKSEESKSDIRLIIHEGKFHQVKRMFEAVGMKVTYLKRIRMGSLKLDKALTLGAYRPLTEEEILKLKE comes from the coding sequence ATGAGATTGGATAAATATTTGGCGGAAGCCGGACTCGGATCACGTAAAGAAGTGAAGGTGATTCTGAAGACAGGAAAAGTGACAGTGAATGATCAGAAGGTGAAAGATGGCAAACGACATGTTGAGCCAGGTAAAGACAGTGTAAACTATGATGGCCAGCCCCTAGTTTATCAAGAATTTTATTATTATCTCCTTAATAAACCTGCTGGTGTTGTTTCGGCGACAAAGGATAATAAGGACAAAACAGTTGTTGAATTATTAAAGGCTCAAGATTTTCGCGAAGATCTTTTTCCTGTAGGGCGTTTAGATAAAGATACAGAAGGCCTTCTTTTGCTGACAAATGATGGACCACTCAGTCATAATCTCTTGAGCCCCAAGAAACATGTGGAAAAAGAATATTTTGCTCAAATCCAAGGCCAAGTTACACAAGAGACAGTTCGAGAATTTGCAGCAGGTTTGACCTTGAAATCTGGAGAGAACGTCAAACCAGGTCAACTTTTTATTGAGAAATCAGAGGAGAGTAAAAGTGACATCCGCCTCATTATTCATGAGGGGAAATTTCATCAGGTCAAACGAATGTTTGAAGCTGTAGGGATGAAGGTAACTTATCTCAAACGGATACGTATGGGAAGTTTAAAACTGGATAAGGCATTAACTTTGGGCGCGTATCGTCCGCTCACAGAAGAGGAAATTTTAAAACTCAAGGAGTAG
- the mnmE gene encoding tRNA uridine-5-carboxymethylaminomethyl(34) synthesis GTPase MnmE — protein sequence MITKEFDTIAAISTPLGEGAIAIVRLSGSDALSIAKKVFQGKDLDKVASHTINYGHIFDKDRLVDEVMLSVMKAPKTFTREDLVEINTHGGIAVTQEILQLLLRSGARLAEPGEFTKRAFLNGRIDLAQAESVMDLIRAKTDQAANIAVKQLDGSLSNLINNIRQEILESLAQVEVNIDYPEYDDVETMTSQMLLEKTAHFEQLLETLLATAKRGKILREGLRTAIIGRPNVGKSSLLNQLLREEKAIVTDIAGTTRDVITEFANIGGVPLELIDTAGIRETEDVVEKIGVERSQKALEEADLVLLVLDASSPLTPKDLELLELSSATNRIILLNKTDLPEKIELEKLPEDFIRISALKNENLDAVEKQIRALFFSGEIEAKDATTLSNARHIGLVEQALDALKEANRGLAMGLPVDLIQVDITRCWQLLGEITGEAAPDELITQLFSQFCLGK from the coding sequence ATGATAACAAAAGAATTTGATACTATAGCAGCCATTTCCACACCTTTAGGTGAAGGAGCGATTGCTATCGTCCGATTGTCTGGTAGCGATGCGCTCTCAATCGCTAAAAAGGTCTTTCAAGGAAAAGATCTCGATAAAGTAGCTTCACACACCATCAACTACGGTCATATATTTGATAAAGACCGTCTCGTTGATGAGGTTATGCTCTCTGTGATGAAAGCTCCTAAAACCTTTACACGTGAGGATCTTGTAGAAATCAACACACATGGCGGAATTGCTGTCACTCAAGAAATTTTGCAACTCCTGCTTCGCTCTGGCGCACGCCTCGCTGAACCGGGTGAATTTACTAAACGTGCTTTTTTAAATGGACGTATTGACTTGGCCCAAGCCGAATCCGTAATGGATTTGATTCGCGCTAAAACAGACCAGGCAGCCAATATTGCTGTAAAACAACTTGATGGAAGCCTCTCTAACTTGATTAACAACATTCGTCAAGAAATTTTAGAATCACTTGCGCAAGTTGAAGTTAATATTGATTATCCTGAATATGATGACGTTGAAACAATGACAAGTCAAATGCTTCTGGAAAAAACGGCTCATTTTGAACAGCTTCTGGAAACACTGCTTGCCACAGCTAAACGTGGCAAGATTCTCCGTGAAGGTTTGAGAACAGCAATCATTGGTCGTCCAAATGTGGGGAAATCAAGTTTGCTCAATCAGCTTTTACGTGAAGAAAAGGCCATTGTTACCGATATAGCAGGAACAACACGTGATGTTATCACAGAGTTTGCCAATATTGGTGGTGTGCCCCTTGAGTTAATTGATACTGCTGGTATACGAGAAACTGAGGATGTCGTTGAAAAGATTGGTGTCGAACGTAGTCAAAAAGCCTTAGAAGAAGCCGACTTGGTCTTGCTTGTACTTGATGCTTCATCACCTTTAACTCCTAAAGATCTGGAATTATTGGAACTTTCCTCTGCGACAAACCGTATCATCTTGCTGAATAAGACCGATCTACCAGAAAAAATTGAGCTCGAAAAACTCCCTGAAGACTTTATCAGAATTTCTGCCTTAAAAAATGAAAATCTTGATGCCGTTGAAAAACAAATACGCGCTCTATTTTTCTCTGGGGAAATTGAAGCAAAAGATGCAACTACTCTTTCCAATGCACGTCATATCGGTCTGGTCGAACAAGCTTTAGATGCTTTGAAAGAAGCAAACAGAGGGTTGGCGATGGGACTTCCTGTGGACCTCATCCAAGTGGATATCACGCGCTGCTGGCAATTGCTTGGTGAAATAACCGGAGAAGCTGCACCGGATGAACTGATTACTCAGCTTTTCAGCCAGTTCTGTTTAGGAAAATAA
- the recG gene encoding ATP-dependent DNA helicase RecG, with product MKLTDSIQYLKGVGPKSFENYQKLGIATIQDLLLYFPFRYEDFAGRSIFEMVDGEKATVIGEVVTPANVQYYGFKRNRLTFKLKQGEAVVAVSFFNQPYLADKIEVGKEVAVYGKWEQKKQQLLGMKILTQAEDGFSPVYHLTAGMKQSSLVKTIQMAFESGLLSELNENLPDYLLKKYRLMPRQEAVRAMHFPEDMEMHKQALRRVKFEELFYFQLKLQALKHKEKAQRFGRKVIFDQQLMEEKIKNLPFDLTGAQQKSLDEILADMSSAYHMNRLLQGDVGSGKTVVASLAMYAAVLSGLQAAIMVPTEILARQHFANLKNLFPELKISLLVSGLKVAERREILDSLASGQTQMVVGTHALVQEGVDFYDLGLVITDEQHRFGVNQRKVLREKGQNPDVLMMTATPIPRTLAITAFGDMDVSIIDELPKGRQPITTRWVKHEQLPEVLRWIKEELVQQAQVYFISPLIEESEALDLKNAVALYEELNQYFGEETGIGLLHGKMKNEEKDQIMQTFKAGDLSVLVSTTVIEVGVDVPNATIMVIMDADRFGLSQLHQLRGRVGRGSKKSYTILVANPKTESGKNRMEIMCQTQNGFRLAEEDLKMRGSGEIFGVRQSGLPEFLAADIVNDYNILEVARQEAQEVFKTPDRPEYQMMLADLDVDGGFD from the coding sequence ATGAAACTAACAGACAGTATACAATACCTGAAAGGTGTCGGACCTAAATCTTTTGAAAATTATCAGAAGCTTGGCATTGCTACAATACAGGATTTATTGCTTTATTTCCCTTTTCGTTATGAAGATTTTGCTGGACGTTCAATTTTTGAAATGGTAGATGGAGAAAAAGCAACGGTGATTGGTGAAGTGGTGACACCCGCCAATGTCCAATATTATGGCTTTAAACGCAACAGGCTCACGTTTAAACTCAAACAAGGTGAAGCTGTGGTTGCTGTGAGCTTTTTTAATCAGCCCTATTTGGCGGATAAGATTGAGGTTGGAAAAGAAGTCGCGGTCTATGGCAAGTGGGAACAAAAAAAGCAGCAATTGCTAGGGATGAAAATATTAACACAAGCAGAAGACGGCTTTTCCCCTGTATATCACCTTACCGCAGGGATGAAGCAATCCAGCTTGGTGAAAACAATTCAAATGGCCTTTGAAAGTGGGCTTCTATCGGAGTTAAACGAGAATCTGCCAGACTATTTATTGAAAAAGTACCGTTTGATGCCTCGGCAGGAGGCGGTACGTGCCATGCATTTTCCAGAGGATATGGAGATGCACAAGCAAGCTTTAAGGCGCGTGAAGTTTGAAGAACTCTTTTACTTTCAACTGAAGTTGCAGGCTTTGAAACATAAAGAGAAAGCACAACGCTTTGGACGGAAGGTTATTTTTGACCAGCAGTTGATGGAAGAAAAAATTAAAAATCTTCCTTTTGACCTGACAGGTGCCCAACAAAAATCATTAGATGAAATTTTAGCAGATATGTCCTCAGCTTACCATATGAACCGTCTTTTACAAGGTGATGTCGGGTCAGGTAAAACAGTCGTTGCCAGCTTAGCAATGTATGCAGCTGTATTATCAGGGCTTCAAGCAGCTATAATGGTCCCTACTGAAATTTTAGCCCGACAACATTTTGCTAACTTAAAGAATCTTTTTCCCGAGCTAAAAATTAGCCTTCTCGTTTCGGGTTTAAAAGTTGCGGAGAGAAGAGAGATACTAGACAGTTTAGCAAGTGGTCAGACACAGATGGTTGTGGGAACGCACGCTTTGGTTCAGGAAGGTGTTGATTTTTATGACTTGGGTCTGGTCATTACCGATGAACAACATCGCTTTGGGGTTAACCAACGGAAAGTTTTACGCGAAAAAGGTCAAAACCCTGATGTACTTATGATGACTGCGACACCAATTCCTCGGACTTTAGCGATTACGGCTTTTGGGGATATGGATGTCTCCATCATCGATGAATTGCCTAAAGGACGGCAACCGATTACGACCAGATGGGTAAAACATGAGCAGCTTCCAGAGGTCTTACGATGGATAAAAGAAGAACTGGTGCAGCAGGCTCAAGTCTATTTTATTTCGCCGCTTATTGAAGAATCAGAAGCTTTAGATTTAAAGAATGCTGTAGCTCTTTATGAAGAGTTAAACCAATATTTTGGCGAAGAAACAGGCATAGGTTTACTGCACGGGAAGATGAAAAATGAAGAGAAAGATCAGATCATGCAGACCTTTAAGGCAGGGGATTTGTCTGTTCTGGTTTCCACAACGGTGATTGAAGTCGGTGTGGATGTGCCGAATGCAACGATTATGGTGATTATGGATGCGGATCGCTTTGGCCTCTCTCAGCTGCATCAGTTACGAGGCCGTGTAGGGCGGGGGAGTAAGAAGTCCTATACGATACTTGTTGCCAATCCCAAGACAGAATCAGGTAAAAACCGGATGGAGATCATGTGTCAAACGCAGAATGGGTTCCGTTTAGCGGAAGAAGATCTGAAGATGCGAGGCTCCGGAGAAATATTCGGCGTGCGTCAATCAGGTTTACCAGAATTTCTAGCAGCTGACATAGTGAATGATTACAATATTTTAGAGGTGGCACGTCAAGAAGCGCAGGAAGTTTTTAAAACACCTGACCGCCCAGAATATCAGATGATGCTTGCAGACTTGGATGTTGACGGTGGCTTTGATTAA
- a CDS encoding tyrosine-type recombinase/integrase — MFYKKLENGKYRYFEKFFDKNQGKWRQTTITLNSKSRIAQSEARNRLSLKIEKILLKEEVQILQEVPTVDEVFKEWREIRDEELKASSVHTETWAFIKFLKKFGTQPISDVTGQEIQRFILDLNLAPTTRVIRKTYYNLLFEYAQKVGYIKSNPMLQVVLPKIRATSDDVRRKQNGFLDRKEMRLILNYGYSLSKYRRQTALFEFMFLTGLRIGELLALKWEDIDFQKKSLTVNHTLNLHGYVANARQLLSPKTAHSYRTISLNKRCMEILELFSNDSYDKEFIFVSEKGRIYGRDELSTYFKRICSKKLGSEGEERRYHLHMLRHSHISLLVEMNVPIKVIMERVGHSNEKMILQVYSHVTKNMRNDLNFKMNELSF, encoded by the coding sequence ATGTTTTATAAAAAGTTAGAAAATGGCAAATATCGCTATTTTGAAAAATTTTTTGATAAAAATCAAGGGAAATGGCGACAAACAACAATTACACTTAACTCAAAAAGTAGAATTGCACAATCAGAAGCAAGAAATAGATTATCTTTAAAAATTGAAAAAATACTTTTAAAAGAAGAAGTTCAAATTCTACAAGAAGTACCCACAGTTGACGAAGTTTTTAAAGAGTGGAGAGAAATTCGAGATGAAGAATTAAAGGCTTCATCTGTTCATACTGAAACATGGGCTTTCATTAAGTTTTTGAAAAAGTTTGGAACACAACCAATATCAGATGTTACAGGGCAGGAAATACAGAGGTTTATTTTAGATTTAAATTTAGCACCTACAACACGTGTGATAAGAAAAACTTATTACAATTTATTATTCGAGTATGCTCAAAAGGTTGGATATATAAAAAGCAACCCAATGTTACAGGTTGTTTTACCTAAAATTAGAGCTACTTCAGATGATGTAAGAAGAAAACAAAATGGGTTTCTCGACCGTAAAGAAATGAGATTAATTCTTAATTATGGGTATAGTTTGTCAAAGTATCGAAGGCAGACAGCATTATTTGAATTTATGTTTCTAACGGGTTTACGTATAGGAGAATTACTTGCTTTAAAATGGGAAGATATTGATTTTCAAAAAAAGTCTCTTACTGTTAATCATACTTTAAATTTACATGGTTATGTAGCGAATGCAAGACAATTGCTTTCACCTAAGACTGCGCATTCGTATCGTACTATTTCATTGAATAAAAGATGTATGGAAATATTAGAATTATTTTCTAATGATAGTTATGATAAAGAGTTTATCTTTGTAAGTGAAAAAGGTCGTATTTATGGGAGAGACGAATTATCAACCTATTTTAAGAGAATTTGTTCTAAAAAGTTGGGGAGTGAAGGTGAAGAACGTCGTTATCATTTACATATGTTAAGACATTCTCATATTTCATTATTAGTTGAAATGAATGTACCTATCAAGGTGATTATGGAACGAGTTGGGCATTCAAATGAGAAAATGATTTTACAAGTGTACAGTCATGTAACCAAAAACATGCGAAATGATTTAAATTTTAAAATGAATGAGCTTAGTTTTTAG
- a CDS encoding polysaccharide deacetylase family protein has product METTPNIQTIKEAKEEVRELSGNFIKEDKIAMMKKIQLVESQTRKIENEKLKYKNKKIVALTFDDGPNPSTTPILLQILKEEQVPVTFFALGEQAVKYPNINPNC; this is encoded by the coding sequence ATGGAAACCACTCCGAATATACAAACTATAAAAGAAGCTAAGGAGGAGGTAAGGGAATTATCAGGAAATTTTATTAAAGAAGATAAGATAGCTATGATGAAGAAAATTCAATTAGTTGAATCGCAAACTCGAAAGATAGAAAATGAGAAACTTAAATATAAAAATAAGAAAATAGTTGCCTTAACATTTGATGATGGACCTAATCCCTCGACTACTCCTATCCTACTTCAAATATTAAAAGAGGAACAAGTACCTGTGACATTTTTTGCCTTGGGAGAACAAGCAGTAAAATATCCTAATATTAACCCGAATTGCTAG
- a CDS encoding IS982-like element ISLll1 family transposase yields the protein MTYNSTLPKVFVYLLTTIETLYQTSVPLEVQNRKNVHLATSDCLVIACYLWGVLHFSETLKAKHQVAQSLFPNFLEYSRFVRRCNALLPSIQVIRQALVFKEVEGISVSIIDSFPIPLCQPIRNFRSKVLGDYANVGYNATKGQYFYGCKCHALVSESGYVIDYTITPASMADSSMTEEVLSQFGTPTVLGDMGYLGQSLHDRLELKGIDLITPVRKNMKQKKILFPNFSKRRKVIERVFSFLTNLGAERCKSRSPQGFQLKLEMILLAYSLLLKSAKSLEPETLRYSIGYQVMAK from the coding sequence ATGACTTATAATAGCACACTTCCAAAAGTTTTTGTTTATTTACTGACAACCATTGAGACGCTTTATCAAACGAGTGTACCCCTTGAGGTTCAAAACCGAAAGAACGTCCATCTCGCAACATCAGATTGCTTAGTTATCGCTTGTTACCTATGGGGCGTACTGCATTTTAGTGAAACGCTTAAAGCTAAGCACCAAGTGGCTCAAAGTTTATTTCCTAATTTCCTAGAATATTCTCGCTTTGTCCGTCGTTGTAATGCCCTCTTACCGAGTATCCAAGTCATTCGCCAAGCACTCGTCTTTAAAGAGGTTGAAGGAATTAGTGTATCCATTATTGATAGCTTCCCCATTCCTTTGTGTCAGCCTATTCGTAATTTCAGAAGCAAAGTTCTTGGAGATTATGCAAATGTTGGCTACAATGCTACAAAGGGACAGTACTTCTATGGATGTAAATGTCATGCTTTAGTCAGTGAATCAGGCTATGTCATAGACTACACAATTACTCCTGCTTCAATGGCTGATAGTTCAATGACCGAGGAAGTGTTGAGTCAATTTGGGACACCAACAGTCCTTGGAGATATGGGATATCTAGGTCAGTCACTGCATGATAGGCTGGAATTAAAAGGAATTGATCTAATTACACCTGTCAGGAAGAACATGAAGCAAAAGAAAATCCTTTTCCCTAATTTTTCAAAACGTAGAAAAGTGATTGAGCGAGTTTTCTCTTTTTTGACAAATCTAGGAGCTGAGCGTTGTAAAAGTCGTTCGCCTCAAGGTTTTCAATTGAAATTAGAGATGATACTTTTAGCGTATTCTTTACTGTTAAAATCAGCTAAATCACTGGAACCAGAGACTTTAAGATATTCTATCGGGTATCAAGTCATGGCTAAATAA